A single Musa acuminata AAA Group cultivar baxijiao chromosome BXJ2-1, Cavendish_Baxijiao_AAA, whole genome shotgun sequence DNA region contains:
- the LOC104000196 gene encoding probable calcium-binding protein CML31, which yields MSQLILVNPTEEAAAAATSTISSTSAHPNKSSSKNRPVLCRLWCMLSPNKQHDNGAAAEAEIYEPPRHTLTLSEGARPPTELERVFNYLDENGDGKISPAELHKCMRAAGEEISPEDARSAVESSDSDGDGLLGMEDFVKLVEAEGEEEKGRNLRDAFGMYATEGQGCITPSSLRRMLKRLGESRSVEECARMIQTFDLNGDGVLSFDEFKIMML from the coding sequence ATGTCACAGTTGATTCTCGTCAATCCAACGGAGGAGGCCGCTGCAGCAGCTACTTCGACCATCTCTTCCACCTCCGCACATCCAAACAAAAGCAGCAGTAAGAATCGCCCAGTCCTTTGTAGACTTTGGTGCATGCTGTCACCCAATAAGCAGCACGACAATGGCGCAGCAGCAGAAGCGGAAATCTATGAGCCACCTCGTCACACCCTGACGTTGTCGGAAGGAGCCAGACCGCCTACCGAGCTGGAACGAGTCTTCAACTACTTGGACGAGAACGGCGACGGAAAGATCTCCCCCGCCGAGCTGCACAAATGCATGAGGGCCGCAGGGGAGGAGATATCACCTGAGGACGCCCGGTCCGCGGTGGAGTCGAGCGACTCCGACGGCGATGGGTTGCTGGGAATGGAGGATTTTGTGAAGCTGGTGGaggcggagggggaggaggagaaggggaggaaccTGAGGGATGCCTTCGGGATGTATGCAACGGAAGGGCAGGGGTGCATCACCCCCTCGAGCCTCCGTCGAATGCTCAAACGCCTCGGCGAGTCGAGGTCCGTCGAGGAGTGCGCCAGGATGATTCAAACCTTTGACCTCAATGGCGATGGCGTGCTCAGCTTCgacgaattcaagatcatgatgctTTGA